CGGTGGTCTTGATGAGCAGCAGGCTTTCGGGGTCCTCGGCGACCTCGCCGTGCCAGCGGTAGACGCTTTGCAGGCCAGGCACGATGTTCACGCAGCCGGCCAGATGCTCGTTGACGAGAATCCGGGCCAGATCCAGCGCCCGTTCCGGGGGGAGGGTGACCAGCACGACGAGTGACATACAAGCTGCAGCCTACACCGCGCGCGGCCCCGAAAAGGCGGATGCGTGAACGTTTGCGCAAGTGGCGCGCCGGAGGGGGCAGTGTACGCTGCCCCCATATGCGGACCGCTGTGCTGATCGCCCTGCTGGTGCTGCTGGGTCTGTTTGCGGTGCTGAACACCAACGCCCTGATGTACCCGCACACCCTGAGCCTGGGCTTTGCGACCTACCGGGGCGTGCCCATGGGCCTGGTGCTGCTGATCCTGGCCACCTTACTGATGCTGCTGTTCTACTTCTGGGCGGGCCTGACGGGCCTGCGTGCCCAGGCCGACAGCGCCCGGCTGCTGCGCGACATGGAAGCCCTGCGCGTGAGCCTGGACAGCCAGGAAGGCAGCCGCTTTGCCCAGCTGCAAGAGCACCTGGACCGCCGCTTGCAGGCGCTCGAAGCCGGTTCAGGCGCCGGGCAGAAGGGCGAGGTGGCGGCCCTGAGCGCGCGGGTGGACGCCCTGAGCCGCGACGTGAACCTGCAACTGGCGCAGCTGGACGACTACCTGAAAGCCAAGCTGCGCTGAAGTCGGGTCACGCGGCCACTTGAACCCGGTGCAGCCCCCGCCGGGTGCCCGCCCTAGAATGCGCGGGTAGGCAGTTCATCCTAGAAGAGGAGTTTGACCGCATGGCCCTTGACCGATTTTTTCGTCGCCGTCGCCCGCAACTGCAGCCGGGCACCGACGTGCCCGACCTGTGGACCCAGTGCCCCGCGTGCAAGGAGGGGCTGTACAACCGCGAACTGGAAGCCAGCGCCTTTGTATGCCCCAAGTGCGGCCACCACCTGCGCCTGGACGCCGCGCAGCGCGTGACCGTGCTGCTGGACGAGGGCAGCTTTGAGCAGCACTCTGGCCGGGTGCAGCCCACCGACGCCCTGGGCTTTCAGGACACCGAAAGCTACCCCGAGCGCCTGAAGCGCGCCCAGAAGAAAACTGGCCGCCCCGACGCCATCCTGACTGGGCGCGGCACCATCCTGGGGGTGCCGGTCACGGTGGCCGTGATGGACTTCGCCTTTTCGGGCGGCAGCATGGGCAGCGTGGTGGGCGAAGAAATTGCCCGCGCCGCCGAACACGCCGCCGAGACCGGCACGCCGCTGGTGATCGTGACCGCCAGCGGCGGGGCCCGCATGCAGGAAAGTGCGCTGTCCCTGATGCAGATGGCCAAAACCACTGTGGCGCTGGAAACCCTGGCCGAGCGCGGCCTGCCCTACGTGAGCGTGCTGACCGACCCCACCACGGGCGGCGTGACCGCCAGCTTTGCCACCATTGCCGACGTGATCGTGGCCGAGCCCGGCGCCCTGATTGGCTTTGCCGGCCCGCGCGTGATTCAGCAGACCATCCGCCAGAACCTTCCCGAAGGCTTTCAGCGCGCGGAATTCCTGCTGGAACATGGCATGGTGGACGCCGTGGTGGACCGCCGCGAGCACCGCGCGTATCTGGCCTCGCTGCTGGGTCTGCTCACCCGCCAGGACCGCCCTGCCGAGGCGGGCGCATGACCCGGCCCGTGGACACCCTGCGCGAACTCGAAGCCCGCGTGCGCGACCTGGAAGCCACCGCCCAGAAGACGGGGCAGAACCTGGACGCTGCCATCAACCCCCTGCGGGCCGAGGTCGAGCGCCTGAAGGCCGAGCAGGCCAAGAAGCCCGCCAGCCGCTGGGAACGGGTGCAACTCGCCCGCGCCCCGGGGCGCCCCACCGCGCTGGACTACGTGGACCGCCTGTGCACGGAATTCACCGAACTGCACGGCGACCGCCGGTACGGCGACGACCCCGCCCTGATCGGCGGGCCCGCGCGCTGGCAGGGTGTGCCGGTCATGCTGCTGCTGCAGCAAAAGGGCCGCGACACGAAAAGCAAGATCAAGCGCCGCTTTGGCAGCGCCAACCCCGAGGGCTACCGCAAGGCCGTGCGCCTGATGGACCTGGCCGATAAATTCGGTCTGCCGGTGGTGGCGCTGGTGGACACCCAGGGCGCCTACCCGGGCCTGGAGGCCGAGGAACGCGGCCAGGGCTGGGCCATTGCCGAGAGCATTCGCCGCATGCTGAACCTGCGCGTGCCGGTCGTGAACGTGGTGATTGGCGAGGGCGGCAGTGGCGGCGCGCTGGCCATCGGCGTGGGCAACCGGGTGCTGATTCAGGAAAACGCGTGGTACTCGGTGATTTCCCCCGAAGGCGCGGCCAGCATTATCTGGAAGGATGCCAGCAAGGCCCCCCTGGCCGCCGAGGCCCTGAAGCTGACGGCCCCGGACCTGCTGGAATTGGGCATTGTGGAAGAGGTGATTCCCGAGCCGGCCGGCGGCGCGCATGGCAACGCCGACGCGGCGGCCCAGGCGGTGGGCGAGGCGGTCAGCCGCCACCTGCGCGACCTGATGGCCCAGAGCCCGGACGACCTGAAGCGCAGCCGCGCGGCGCGTTTCCGCCGGCTGGGGGCCTACACCGAGCCGGGCTAACCGGATCTGCCAGGGGAGTCGCGTTGGTCCAGGGCCGACGCGGCTCCCCCTGGCTTCTTCACTGTGCGGATCGGCCGATGCGCGGCGGGCGTGCCCCTGACACAATGACGGCTGTGACCTCCACCCAGCAGCGGCCGGTCCCGGTGTCTCACCGGGGCGATCATGTGGACCTGTACACGAATGCGCGCGGCGAGGCGGTGGCCGTGCCCGACCCCTACCGCTGGCTGGAAGACCCCGACAGCCCAGACACCCGCGCCTGGGTGGCGGCGCAGAACGAGGCCACGCAGGCGTTTCTCTCGGACCTGCCGGCGCGCGCCCACTACCAGGAGCGCCTGACCGCCCTGTGGGACTACGCCAAGACCGGCGTGCCCTGGCAGCGGGGCGGGCGGTACTTCCGCATGTACAATCCCGGGCTGCTGAACCAGCCGGTGCTTCAGGTGGCCCCGGCGGCGACCGGGCCCTGGGAGGTGCTGCTGGACCCCAACGCCCTGAGCGAGGACGGCACGGTGGCGCTGGTGCAGGCGGCGGTCAGCCGTGACGGCGAGGTGCTGGCCTACGCCACCCAGAGCGGCGGCAGCGACTGGCAGACGTGGCGCGTGCGCGACGTCGCCTTGGGGCAGGACCTGGGCGACGAGCTGGCCTGGAGCAAGTTCAGCGGCGCGGCGTGGCTCCCGGACGGCAGCGGCTTTTTCTACAGCGCCTACGACGCTCCGGCGCCCGGTGAGGCGCTGACCGGCGCCAACCGCCACCAGCGCCTGATGTTGCACCGCCTGGGCACCCCGCAGGCCGAGGACGCCCTGGTGCTGGCCCGCCCCGATCAGCCCGACTGGGGCTTTCATGCCAGCGTGACCGAGGACGCCCGCTCCCTCGTCGTGCACGTCTGGCAGGGCACCGATCCGCGCGGGCTGCTGTGGGTGCGCCCCCTGGATTCGGACGGACCGTTCACCGAACTGGTCCCCGAGTTCCGTGCCGCGTACCGCATGGTGGGCAGCAACGGCGACACCCTGTTCGTGCAGACCGATGAAGATGCCCCGCGTGGCCGCCTGCTGGCCTGGAACGTGGTCACGGGCGAGCGCCAGGAGCTCATTCCAGAGGGCCCGGACAAGCTGGAAGAGGTGTGCGTGGTCCCGGACGGCCTGCTGGCCCTGACCCTGCGCGACGCCAGCCACCGCCTGACCCTGCATGACCGCGCGGGCGCCCAGCGGCGGGACATCGCCCTGCCGGCCCTGGGCACCGTGATCCTGAGCACCCGCCCTGACTCGGCGGAGGTGTTCTTTGGCTTCGCCTCCTTCCTGAGCCCCAACATGCTCTACCGCCTGGAACTGCCCGGCGGCGAGCTCGAGCTGCTGGCGGCCCCCGAACTCACCTTTGACCCCAGCCCCTACGAGATCACGCAGGCGTTTGCCACGGGCAAGGACGGCACGCGCGTGCCCCTGTTCATCGTGGCGCGGCGCGACGCCCCCCGGGACGGCACGAATCCGGTGCTGCTGTACGGCTACGGCGGCTTTAACATCAGCCTGACCCCGGCCTTCAGTCCCTCGCGGCTGGCGTGGCTGGAACGCGGCGGGGTGTATGTGCAGGCCAACCTGCGCGGCGGCGGCGAATACGGTGAAGAGTGGCATCAGGCCGGGACTCTGGGCAACAAGCAGAACGTGTTCGACGACTTCATCGCCTGCGCCGAGCACCTGATCGCCGGGGGCTGGACCACGCCGCAGCGGCTCGCCATTCAGGGCGGCAGCAACGGCGGCCTGCTGGTGGGCGCCTGCCTGACCCAGCGCCCGGACCTGTTCGGGGCGGCCGTGCCGCAGGTGGGCGTGCTGGACATGCTGCGCTACCACCTCTTTACCATCGGCTGGGCCTGGGCCAGCGATTATGGCCGCAGCGACGACCCGGCGATGTTAGAGGTGCTGCGCGCCTATTCGCCGCTGCACAATCTGACTGAAGGTGTGGCCTACCCCGCCACCCTGATCACCACCGGCGACCACGATGACCGGGTGGTGCCTGCCCATTCCTTCAAGTTCGGCGCCGAGTTGCAGTGTGCCCAGGGGGGCAACGCCCCGGTGCTGCTGCGCATTCAAACCCGCGCGGGCCACGGGGCCGGCAAACCCACCGCCCTGGTGATCGAGGAAGCCGCCGATATCTACGCCTTTTTAGAACGGGCGCTGGGCATGGCTTAAGGGGCCTGGGGCAGCGCCCGGGCCTGCAGGGGGATGTCCATCACCCCGCCGCTGAGCAGGGTGCGCCCGTCCGGGGTCATGGTGGTGAAAAAGGGGGTGGTGCCGGCCTGCCGCCCCCGTTCCTGTCCTGTGGCGGCGTCGTACACCACGGCGAGGCCGTTAAAGTGCCCCACCAGCAGCGTGCGGCCGTCGGCGCTCAGGCTCAGGGTGACGGGGCCCGCCGCGCAGCGGCCCTGCCAGAAAGGCACGTCGCAGGACCCGGTCGGGCGCGGCAGGGTGGTCACTCGCCCAGGCTGGGTCAGATCGTAGCGGCGCACAGGGTCATGGCCGTCCGCCACGTACAGGGCGCGGCTGTCGGGGGTAAAGGCCAGCGAGTGGGGCGTTTTGGCAAACGCCTCAGGTAAGGGCTGGGCCACCCAGGTGCGGGCGTCATACACCGTGAAGTGGCCCCGGGTCCCCACGAACAGGCGCGTGCCGTCCGGGCTGGGCAGCAGGCGTTCAACGCCCCAGCTTTTCTGCAGGAGGGTACGTGTCCGCTCCCCACTTGCTGTATCCCACACCTGCACGTAGCCGTTGAAATTCCCCACGTACAGCGCGGCGCCGTCCGGGCTGAGGGCCAGCACCTGGGCGCCCTCCAGGCCCTGTCCCGGGCCGCCCAGGGTGCGCAGGGTGTCGCCCCGGCGCAGGTGCAGGGCGGGTGGCTGTCCGGGGACCGGCCGACTCAGCCACGCCACCGTACCCAGGTCAGGGGTCCAGGCCGGCGCCAAGGGCGGGCCAGCCTTGGCGGTGGGCAGCGAGAGGGTCTGCGTGACCGCGCCGCTGCCGGGGTCGCGCACGTCCAGCCGGGCGAAGTCGGGGCCCCGGTCCGGGGTAAGCGGGGCAGTGACCACCCGGCCCTGGCCGTCGAAGCCCAGCAGAGCGGCGGGGGCACGCCAGCGCAGCGGGGCAGGGGAGAGGGCCAGGGCCGGACCCAGGGCCAGCAGCGCCAGCAGCGTGGCCCGGCGGGGCAGGGAAGCGAACATGCGCCCAGCGTACCCGGCCGGGCCCAGGCCGGGGGGTTCTGGGGCAGGTCCCTACCCTCGACAAGTGCCCGCCCAGCCAGCAGCCCACCCCTTACCCTGATTCATGCCCGAACCCGCTGTTCTGCTGACCTTCCTGGCCGCTTCGCTGGCACTGCTGCTGGTTCCGGGGCCCAGCGTGCTGTACATCGTGGCGCGCAGCATGCACCAGGGACGCCGCGCCGGGCTGATGTCAGCGCTGGGGGTGCAGGTGGGGGGGCTGGTGCATGTGCTGGCCGCTGTTGCTGGCGTATCGGCGCTGGTGCTGTCGTCGGCGCTGCTGTTCGGGGTACTCAAGTGGCTGGGGGCCGCCTACTTGGTGGGCCTGGGGGTATTGACGTGGCTGCGGAAGGAGCCCCCGGCGTCCGGGCTGCAGGACCGCCCCGAACCCCGCCCACTGCGGCACCTGTTCGCGCAGGGGGTGGTGGTGAACCTGCTGAACCCCAAAACGGCGCTGTTTTTCCTGGCCTTTCTGCCGCAGTTTGTGCAGCCCGCGCGGGGCCCCGTCTGGGGGCAGACGCTGGTACTGGGTCTGCTGTTTCTGGCGCTGGCGACCCTCAGCGACAGTGCTTACGCGCTGCTGGCCGGGCACGCTGGGCGCCACCTGCGCGGGCCCGTGGCCGCCCGCTGGCAAAAGAGACTGACCGGGGGCGTGTTCGTGGCCCTGGGCCTTGGCACAGCCGCCGTGCAGCGGCACTAGGGCGGATGACCAAAGAACCCCCTCACCCCTCGCTGCGCGAGGCCCTCTCCCAAGACGGGAGAGGGTCGAGAACCAACGTCATCCTGATGTCACCTGCTCTGGTGGGCGGCCTTCAGCCCAGCAGACTCAGTTCTTCCAGGCCGTTCAGAAATTCGCGCTCGGGGTAGCTCTCGGTATCGAAGCCCCTGTCGCCCTCGACCGGGGTGACGCTCAGCGCGGCAAAATCGAACAGGTCGCGGTCCAGCAGGTGGCTGGGGGTCACGCGGGTCAGCGCCCGCAGAATGTTGTTCAGGCGCCCCGGGTGCTCGCGCTCCCAATCTTCGAGCATCTCGCCCACCACCTTGCGCTGCAGGTTTTCCTGGCTGCCACACAGGTTGCAGGGAATGATGGGAAAGGCGCGGGCCTGGGCGTAGCGGATGATGTCTGCTTCGGCCACGTAGGCCAGCGGGCGAATCACCACGTTGGTGCCGTCGTCGCTCTGCAGCTTGGGCGGCATGGCCTTTAAGCGGGCTCCGAAGAACAGGTTCATGAACAGCGTTTCCAGAATGTCGTCGCGGTGGTGGCCCAGGGCGATCTTGGTGGCGCCGATGGTGCGGGCGTGCCCGTACAGAATGCCCCTTCTCAGGCGGCTGCACAGCGCGCAGGTGGTCTTGCCCTCGGGGGTTTTCTCTTTCACCACGCTGTAGGTGTCTTCAGCCAGGGCGTCAAAGCGCACGCCCAGCTCCTTCAGGTGGCGCGGCAGCACGTCCTTGGGAAAGCCGGGCTGCCCCTGGTCCAGGTTCACCGCCACCAGTTCAAAGTCAACCGGCGCCCGCTTTTGCAGGTGCAGCAGCACGTCCAGCAGCGTGTAACTGTCCTTGCCCCCCGACAGACAGACCATCACCCGGTCGCCGTCTTCGATCATGCGGTAGTCGCCAATGGCCTGCCCCACCCCCTTCACGATGGGCGAGAAGAGGCGGCTCAGGTCGGCAGGGGTGGAGGGAGCAGGCTGGGTCATGGCGCGCAAGTGGTTATGGTACGCGCCCTGGGCGCAGGCATATGTTCCCTGGCTCTCCTGCCGGGCGAGCGCCGGGTGAGCCCCTGCCTGGGGCCCCGCTCATGCTTTGGGGGGATGAGGGCCGCGCAGGCGCCGTGGCACACTGCGCCCCATGACGGCCCCCCTCCGCGCCCCGGTCCGTGACGCCGCGCCCTTCCGCGCTCACCCGAAGCAGGTACAGTGACCCGGATGAGGTTTTTCAACGGACTGGCCGTGCTGCTACTGGCCGGCGCGGCGGGCGCGGGCGGGCTGTGGTACACCTGGGGCCGCGACCTGCCCAGTGTCTCCGATCTGGACGTGCTGGAGTTCAGCGGTCAGACGCGGGTGTATGACCGCGCCGGCACCCTGGTGGGCACCCTGACCCCCAGCCTCAGCAGCGGGGGCAGCGTGAACCGCAACCTCCTCAAGCCCTCGCAGATCAGCCCCTGGCTGCAAAAGGCCGTGGTGACCAGCGAGGACCGCCGGTTTTACCAGCACAGCGGCGTGGACGCCATTGGCATTGCGCGCGGCCTTCTGAAGGGCCTGCTGAAAAATGACCTCGAAGGCGGCAGCTCCATCACCCAGCAGGTAGTGAAAAATACCCTGCTGGACGACCTGGAAGGCGCGCGCACTGCAGAGCGCAAGTTCAAGGAAGCGGTGCTGGCCTACCAGCTGGAGCGCAATTTCGACAAGGGCCAGATTCTGAACGCCTACCTCAACGTCATCTACTGGGGTGACGGGGGCAGCCGCGACATTATCGGAGCGGGGGGCGCGGCGCACGCGTACTTCCGCAAGAGTGCCGCCGAGCTGAATCTGGCCGAGAGCGTGTATCTGGCGACCATCATCCCGGCGCCCAACCGCCGCTACAAGGACTTCAAGGCCTACCGCCCCCTGATGAAGAACCTGATGGCCCGCATGGTGGAAGACCGCCAGATTACCCAGGCCGAGGCCGACGCGGCCTGGAAAACGCCCATCTATCCGGCGGGCTGGCGCCTGGGCTGGAACGCGGACGGCACCCTGCGCTCGGCCACCCTGGAGCGCCCGGAGCGCCTGGACGAGAACCTGAAGCGGCTGGAAGGCGCGGGCAACTACGCCAACTTTTCGTACCTGCAGGCGGTGGAAAAGGAATTGCTGCCCCTCATTGGCCGCAAGGCGCTGTACGGCGGCGGGCGCATCTACACCGGCATGAGTGCCCAGGCCCAGGCCGCCGCCGAGCAGGCCAGCCAGGACGCCCGCCTGCCCGACGGCGCCACCCTGGGCATCGCCCTGGTGCGGCCCGACAGCGGCGAGGTGCTGGCGCTGGTGGGCCAGAAACTCGGCGGTGGGCGCCCCAGCGACTGGAACAACGCCACCCAGGCCCGGCGGCAGGTGGGCAGTTCAGTCAAGCCGCTGCTGTACACCCTGGCCCTGGAAAAAGGCTGGAAGCAAAGCGACACCGTGCTGGACGCGCCCATTCGCGGCGACTACCAGCCCATGAACTACAACCGCCGCTGGACCGGCCGTTACGTGACCCTGCGCTATTCGCTGGACCACTCGCTGAACCTGCCCACGGTGCGCATGGCCCAGGAACTGGGCCTGAATACCTTTGAAGCCAAGCTGCGCGACCTGAACCTCCCACCGCCCCCCAATGCGGGGCTGCCCCTGAGCATCGGCACGCTGGAAGCCAGCCCACTGCAAATGGCGGCGGCCTACGCAGCCTTTGCCAACGGGGGGCTGTACTACGAGCCCACGATGGTGCGCAAGGTGGAAGACGCGCGCGGCAAGGTGCTCTATACCCGCCCCGCCCCGGTGGCCAAACGGGTGTGGGACACCCGCACGGCGTGGCTGGGCCTGGACATGCTGCGCGGCGTGGTGAACGACCTCTCGGCCCCGCAGGGCGGGCTGGCCACCCGGGCCCGCATTCCCGGCTGGCCGGTGGGCGGCAAGACCGGCACCACCAACGATGTCAAGGACCTGTGGTTTGCCGGAGTGGCGCCGGGCATCGCCGGGGCCGTGTGGGTGGGCAAGCAGGAGGGCGGCGCGCTGCCCGGCTGGGCCACCAGCGGCGACGTGCCCACACCCATCTGGCAGCAGGCGGTGGCGGGCGCCCTGAAAGACCAGCCAGTGGCCACGTTCGGGCAGCCCGACGGCATTGAGTACCGCGTGGTGCGGCAGGTGAACATGGCCTTCCGCACCGGCGAGGGCGACGACGCCCCGGTGGCGCGCGACGGCAGCGGCGCCCAGGGCGGGTTTTTTGGCCGCCGCTCCCCGCAGCCGGCCCCCCAGCGCGAGCCAGAGCCCACCCCGCCGGCCCCCAGTTCCACCCCAGCCGCCCCCGAGCCCGAACCAGCGGCCCTGCCCGAAGAGCCCCAGCCCGACCCCACCCCGCTCCCCGAGGAGCCCACCGCGCCTGACCCCGCCCCCCAGGAACCGGACCCGGTGGCCCCCGTTGGTCCGCCGCCCGCCAACCCAGGGGCCCAGCCGCAGCCGGCCCCGGACCCCATCCCCGCCCCCGAGCCGGAGCCCCTGCCCGAGCCTCAGCCGAGCGACCCCGCCCTGGAAACGCCAGAGAACCCCGAGCCCCTCCCAGCCGACGGCACCCAGTCTTCGGGCCAGGACACCGGGGCGCCGGTCAACGAACTGGAACCGCTGGACTGACTGGGGGTGCCCCACGCCTGAAGCCTGACTGCCGGCAGAGGGACGGCCTCGGGAGGGCCCGGAGCGCGCTTTACACTGCGCGCATGCCGTGGACCCTGTGGCTGGTGACCCTGCTGGCGTGCGTGCTGGCTCCCCTGAGCGTGCTGGCGCTGGCCCGGTCGCTGCCCCGGGTCTCGGTGCCTGGGCTGGTGGGCGAGGGTCTGACCGTCGCCCTGCTGGCGGTGCTGCTGGTGCAAGACGCCCCGCTGTTCGCCCTGCTGCTGGTCTTTGCGGCGGGGGCTGTGGGCACGGGGCTGGCCCTGTACCGTTACCTCAACCGCTGAGCTCTGGCGTTCCGGCAGCCGGGGCCACTGCGAATCCTGCCCAGGCCGTCTGCCCCCAGCCTTGTGCCCGCGCTGCTCTACACTGCCGCCCATGTCTGCCCGTGCGCGCGGTGCGCTGCTGCTCCTTCTGGTCACCTGCCTGTGGGGCAGCACGTTCGCTGTGGTCAAGACGCTGGGTGAAAGCCTCAGTGCGCCGCTGCTGATCGCGTGGCGCTTCTCTATTGCCTCGGCGGCGCTGCTGCCGCTGCTGCTGTGGCGCCCCCGGCCTGCCCAGTCACCGCCCGCCCACGGCCGCCCACTGTGGCGCGACGGCCTGATGCTGGGCGCGTGGCTGATTGCCGGCTACGGCACCCAGACCATCGCCCTGCAGACCACCACCGCCAACCGCGCGGCCTTTTTCACGGCCCTCAGCGTGGTGCTGGTGCCGCTGTGGCTGACCCTGGCCCAGCGCCGCCGCCTGCCGCTGCCACTGTGGGCGGCGCTGCCGCTGGCGGTGGCAGGCCTGGGGCTGCTGTCCTGGGAAGGCGGCGCCTGGGTGGTGGGCGACGCTTGGGCGCTGGCCTGCGCGGTCACCTACGCCGGGTTCATCGTGGCGCTGGAAGGCACCGCGCACCGCCACGCGGCGTTGCCCTTCACGGTGGCCCAGGTGCTCAGTGTGACGGCCCTGGCCTGGGTGTGGGCGCTGCTGAGTGCCCCAGGTCAGCTGCTGCCGCCCCCGCAGGCCTGGGCGCCGCTGCTGTACCTGGGCGTGGCGGCCACCGCCGTGACCACCCTGCTGCAAACCATCGG
The nucleotide sequence above comes from Deinococcus multiflagellatus. Encoded proteins:
- the cutA gene encoding divalent-cation tolerance protein CutA, which translates into the protein MSLVVLVTLPPERALDLARILVNEHLAGCVNIVPGLQSVYRWHGEVAEDPESLLLIKTTGEHYPDLEARIKALHPYEVPEIIALQYDRALPEFQTWLLGALEPKQR
- a CDS encoding LapA family protein; this encodes MRTAVLIALLVLLGLFAVLNTNALMYPHTLSLGFATYRGVPMGLVLLILATLLMLLFYFWAGLTGLRAQADSARLLRDMEALRVSLDSQEGSRFAQLQEHLDRRLQALEAGSGAGQKGEVAALSARVDALSRDVNLQLAQLDDYLKAKLR
- the accD gene encoding acetyl-CoA carboxylase, carboxyltransferase subunit beta, which produces MALDRFFRRRRPQLQPGTDVPDLWTQCPACKEGLYNRELEASAFVCPKCGHHLRLDAAQRVTVLLDEGSFEQHSGRVQPTDALGFQDTESYPERLKRAQKKTGRPDAILTGRGTILGVPVTVAVMDFAFSGGSMGSVVGEEIARAAEHAAETGTPLVIVTASGGARMQESALSLMQMAKTTVALETLAERGLPYVSVLTDPTTGGVTASFATIADVIVAEPGALIGFAGPRVIQQTIRQNLPEGFQRAEFLLEHGMVDAVVDRREHRAYLASLLGLLTRQDRPAEAGA
- a CDS encoding acetyl-CoA carboxylase carboxyltransferase subunit alpha; the protein is MTRPVDTLRELEARVRDLEATAQKTGQNLDAAINPLRAEVERLKAEQAKKPASRWERVQLARAPGRPTALDYVDRLCTEFTELHGDRRYGDDPALIGGPARWQGVPVMLLLQQKGRDTKSKIKRRFGSANPEGYRKAVRLMDLADKFGLPVVALVDTQGAYPGLEAEERGQGWAIAESIRRMLNLRVPVVNVVIGEGGSGGALAIGVGNRVLIQENAWYSVISPEGAASIIWKDASKAPLAAEALKLTAPDLLELGIVEEVIPEPAGGAHGNADAAAQAVGEAVSRHLRDLMAQSPDDLKRSRAARFRRLGAYTEPG
- a CDS encoding prolyl oligopeptidase family serine peptidase, yielding MTSTQQRPVPVSHRGDHVDLYTNARGEAVAVPDPYRWLEDPDSPDTRAWVAAQNEATQAFLSDLPARAHYQERLTALWDYAKTGVPWQRGGRYFRMYNPGLLNQPVLQVAPAATGPWEVLLDPNALSEDGTVALVQAAVSRDGEVLAYATQSGGSDWQTWRVRDVALGQDLGDELAWSKFSGAAWLPDGSGFFYSAYDAPAPGEALTGANRHQRLMLHRLGTPQAEDALVLARPDQPDWGFHASVTEDARSLVVHVWQGTDPRGLLWVRPLDSDGPFTELVPEFRAAYRMVGSNGDTLFVQTDEDAPRGRLLAWNVVTGERQELIPEGPDKLEEVCVVPDGLLALTLRDASHRLTLHDRAGAQRRDIALPALGTVILSTRPDSAEVFFGFASFLSPNMLYRLELPGGELELLAAPELTFDPSPYEITQAFATGKDGTRVPLFIVARRDAPRDGTNPVLLYGYGGFNISLTPAFSPSRLAWLERGGVYVQANLRGGGEYGEEWHQAGTLGNKQNVFDDFIACAEHLIAGGWTTPQRLAIQGGSNGGLLVGACLTQRPDLFGAAVPQVGVLDMLRYHLFTIGWAWASDYGRSDDPAMLEVLRAYSPLHNLTEGVAYPATLITTGDHDDRVVPAHSFKFGAELQCAQGGNAPVLLRIQTRAGHGAGKPTALVIEEAADIYAFLERALGMA
- a CDS encoding WD40 repeat domain-containing protein; protein product: MFASLPRRATLLALLALGPALALSPAPLRWRAPAALLGFDGQGRVVTAPLTPDRGPDFARLDVRDPGSGAVTQTLSLPTAKAGPPLAPAWTPDLGTVAWLSRPVPGQPPALHLRRGDTLRTLGGPGQGLEGAQVLALSPDGAALYVGNFNGYVQVWDTASGERTRTLLQKSWGVERLLPSPDGTRLFVGTRGHFTVYDARTWVAQPLPEAFAKTPHSLAFTPDSRALYVADGHDPVRRYDLTQPGRVTTLPRPTGSCDVPFWQGRCAAGPVTLSLSADGRTLLVGHFNGLAVVYDAATGQERGRQAGTTPFFTTMTPDGRTLLSGGVMDIPLQARALPQAP
- a CDS encoding LysE family translocator, with the translated sequence MPEPAVLLTFLAASLALLLVPGPSVLYIVARSMHQGRRAGLMSALGVQVGGLVHVLAAVAGVSALVLSSALLFGVLKWLGAAYLVGLGVLTWLRKEPPASGLQDRPEPRPLRHLFAQGVVVNLLNPKTALFFLAFLPQFVQPARGPVWGQTLVLGLLFLALATLSDSAYALLAGHAGRHLRGPVAARWQKRLTGGVFVALGLGTAAVQRH
- the ttcA gene encoding tRNA 2-thiocytidine(32) synthetase TtcA — its product is MTQPAPSTPADLSRLFSPIVKGVGQAIGDYRMIEDGDRVMVCLSGGKDSYTLLDVLLHLQKRAPVDFELVAVNLDQGQPGFPKDVLPRHLKELGVRFDALAEDTYSVVKEKTPEGKTTCALCSRLRRGILYGHARTIGATKIALGHHRDDILETLFMNLFFGARLKAMPPKLQSDDGTNVVIRPLAYVAEADIIRYAQARAFPIIPCNLCGSQENLQRKVVGEMLEDWEREHPGRLNNILRALTRVTPSHLLDRDLFDFAALSVTPVEGDRGFDTESYPEREFLNGLEELSLLG
- a CDS encoding transglycosylase domain-containing protein, encoding MRFFNGLAVLLLAGAAGAGGLWYTWGRDLPSVSDLDVLEFSGQTRVYDRAGTLVGTLTPSLSSGGSVNRNLLKPSQISPWLQKAVVTSEDRRFYQHSGVDAIGIARGLLKGLLKNDLEGGSSITQQVVKNTLLDDLEGARTAERKFKEAVLAYQLERNFDKGQILNAYLNVIYWGDGGSRDIIGAGGAAHAYFRKSAAELNLAESVYLATIIPAPNRRYKDFKAYRPLMKNLMARMVEDRQITQAEADAAWKTPIYPAGWRLGWNADGTLRSATLERPERLDENLKRLEGAGNYANFSYLQAVEKELLPLIGRKALYGGGRIYTGMSAQAQAAAEQASQDARLPDGATLGIALVRPDSGEVLALVGQKLGGGRPSDWNNATQARRQVGSSVKPLLYTLALEKGWKQSDTVLDAPIRGDYQPMNYNRRWTGRYVTLRYSLDHSLNLPTVRMAQELGLNTFEAKLRDLNLPPPPNAGLPLSIGTLEASPLQMAAAYAAFANGGLYYEPTMVRKVEDARGKVLYTRPAPVAKRVWDTRTAWLGLDMLRGVVNDLSAPQGGLATRARIPGWPVGGKTGTTNDVKDLWFAGVAPGIAGAVWVGKQEGGALPGWATSGDVPTPIWQQAVAGALKDQPVATFGQPDGIEYRVVRQVNMAFRTGEGDDAPVARDGSGAQGGFFGRRSPQPAPQREPEPTPPAPSSTPAAPEPEPAALPEEPQPDPTPLPEEPTAPDPAPQEPDPVAPVGPPPANPGAQPQPAPDPIPAPEPEPLPEPQPSDPALETPENPEPLPADGTQSSGQDTGAPVNELEPLD
- a CDS encoding DMT family transporter, whose protein sequence is MSARARGALLLLLVTCLWGSTFAVVKTLGESLSAPLLIAWRFSIASAALLPLLLWRPRPAQSPPAHGRPLWRDGLMLGAWLIAGYGTQTIALQTTTANRAAFFTALSVVLVPLWLTLAQRRRLPLPLWAALPLAVAGLGLLSWEGGAWVVGDAWALACAVTYAGFIVALEGTAHRHAALPFTVAQVLSVTALAWVWALLSAPGQLLPPPQAWAPLLYLGVAATAVTTLLQTIGQRHVSAAEASLIYALEPVTATAFSYVLLREQVGLRGAFGGLLVVIATVLSQRAGTPHAETPAPQAEEAQGA